From the Primulina tabacum isolate GXHZ01 chromosome 15, ASM2559414v2, whole genome shotgun sequence genome, one window contains:
- the LOC142525811 gene encoding uncharacterized protein LOC142525811, with translation MNIEIDEVVLENALKNAQYIAPEIQKEILHIMANRVRQMVREEVGDKYFCILVDEARDISKREQMAIILRFVNNHGILTERFFAIKSVSDTTSMNLKNEISNVLVHHDLHVKKIRGQGYDGASNMRGAWNGLQALFLKDCPYAYYVHCFAHRLQLTLVSAAKDVSVIWEFFYHLENIVNIVTSSTKRIAELHTAQRNEIEYMLSIGERDSGSGANQIGNLQRAGATRWSSHYDSVKSLIGMYTATCKVFEILSDCSPNGRVKAEVRGIYRNVASFEFVFILHLMHKIMRTTDTLCQILQRKSQDILTAITFVTTTKTCLQEFRECGWNEFLQEVKVFCSRNEIDVPDLDCLYKIGRSCRQTTIEHHYHFDVFNAAIDFILMELNTRFNESSVELLSLSTALDPKNSFDSFNSDDICKLAKKFYPGDFTDQEIVALEYELIHYKLDVMQNLKISILVELYQQLTESGRSSVYVMLTRLIHLVLTLPVSTATTQRAFSAMKHVKTALRNKMEDDFLADCLTLYIERDLAKHIDTFKLDQSIISTRFSASDWLHRLNLVSSSIFTMQQ, from the exons ATGAATATAGAAATTGATGAAGTTGTGCTTGAGAATGCTCTAAAAAATGCCCAATATATCGCTCCAGAAATTCAGAAAGAGATTTTACATATTATGGCCAATAGAGTACGACAGATGGTTcgtgaagaagttggagataaATACTTCTGTATTCTTGTTGATGAAGCCCGAGATATATCTAAACGAGAGCAAATGGCCATTATATTGAGGTTTGTGAACAATCatgggattttgacagaaagATTTTTTGCCATCAAAAGTGTTAGTGACACTACCtcaatgaatttgaaaaatGAGATATCAAATGTTCTTGTTCATCATGATCTCCATGTTAAGAAAATCAGAGGCCAAGGATATGATGGTGCTAGCAATATGCGTGGAGCGTGGAATGGACTTCAAGcattatttctcaaagattgtcCCTATGCATACTATGTCCACTGTTTTGCACATCGTTTACAACTGACATTGGTTTCTGCAGCTAAGGATGTTAGTGTTATTTGGGAATTCTTTTATCATTTGGAAAATATTGTTAATATTGTCACTTCTTCTACTAAGCGCATTGCTGAATTACATACTGCACAAAGAAATGAAATTGAGTATATGTTGTCAATTGGAGAACGTGATTCTGGAAGTGGTGCAAACCAGATTGGTAATTTGCAACGAGCAGGAGCTACTCGTTGGAGTTCTCACTATGATTCGGTAAAAAGCTTGATAGGTATGTACACTGCAACTTGCAAAGTTTTTGAAATTCTCAGTGATTGTTCTCCAAATGGAAGAGTTAAGGCTGAAGTTCGGGGGATTTACAGAAACGTGGCAAGCtttgaatttgtgtttattttgcacttaatgcataaaattatgagaacaaCAGATACTCTTTGTCaaattcttcaaagaaaatctcaaGACATTTTGACTGCTATCACATTTGTCACTACTACCAAAACTTGCCTTCAAGAATTTAGAGAATGTGGGTGGAATGAATTTCTTCAGGAAGTTAAAGTTTTTTGCTCAAGAAATGAAATTGATGTACCTGACCTTGATTGTCTATATAAGATTGGACGTTCCTGTCGGCAAACTACAATAGAACATCATTACcactttgatgtttttaatgcagCAATAGATTTCATTTTGATGGAGTTAAATACTCGGTTCAATGAGTCATCGGTGGAACTTCTTTCTCTTAGTACAGCTTTAGATCCTAAAAATTCATTTGACTCATTTAATAGTGATGATATTTGCAAGCTTGCGAAGAAGTTTTATCCTGGAGATTTCACAGATCAAGAAATTGTTGCTTTGGAGTATGAATTGATACATTATAAACTTGATGTGATGCAGAATTTAAAGATTTCTATACTTGTTgagttgtatcagcaattgacCGAGAGTGGACGGTCAAGTGTTTATGTTATGTTGACTAGATTGAttcatcttgttttgacattacCTGTGTCTACTGCCACTACTCAGCGGGCTTTTTCAGCAATGAAGCATGTGAAGACGGCACTTCGCAATAAAATGGAGGATGACTTTCTTGCCGATTGTTTGACACTCTATATTGAACGAGATTTAGCTAAACATATTGAT ACATTCAAGCTTGACCAGAGCATTATTTCTACTCGATTTTCTGCCTCCGACTGGTTACATAGACTTAACCTTGTGAGCTCCAGCATATTTACTATGCAACAATGA
- the LOC142527833 gene encoding mediator of RNA polymerase II transcription subunit 32-like: MDSIVDSLSSAYQEFIAAAAAALEAKESSGGQKTPATDAALENFKQRWEMFRVYCDQAEEFVESVKQRIGSECLVDEATGFVASKPGQTVQSGLPPISAVRLEQMSKAVRWLVIELQQGSGTGGGSSHHNAAAPFDARFTEDATQ; the protein is encoded by the coding sequence ATGGACAGCATTGTAGATTCTCTGAGTAGTGCATATCAGGAGTTTATTGCTGCAGCTGCGGCTGCTTTGGAGGCAAAAGAAAGTTCTGGTGGCCAAAAAACTCCAGCCACGGATGCTGCGCTCGAGAACTTTAAGCAGCGGTGGGAAATGTTCAGAGTTTATTGTGATCAAGCAGAAGAATTTGTAGAATCCGTGAAGCAAAGAATAGGGTCCGAGTGCCTTGTTGATGAGGCCACTGGATTTGTTGCTAGTAAACCAGGACAGACCGTTCAAAGTGGTCTTCCACCTATAAGTGCTGTACGGTTGGAACAAATGAGTAAAGCTGTTCGGTGGTTAGTGATTGAACTGCAACAAGGATCGGGAACTGGAGGTGGTTCATCACATCACAATGCAGCTGCTCCCTTCGATGCTAGATTTACCGAAGACGCTACTCAATAG
- the LOC142527365 gene encoding NADH dehydrogenase [ubiquinone] 1 beta subcomplex subunit 9-like produces the protein MSVATASYLARRAAQKERVRILYRRALKDTLNWAVHRHLFYPDADALREKFEANRQVEDIELIDRMIAAGEAAHNKWRHPDPYIVPWAPGGSKFCRNPTPPSGIEIIYDYGREDND, from the exons ATGAGTGTGGCTACGGCGTCGTATCTTGCCCGGCGAGCAGCGCAGAAGGAGAGAGTAAGGATCCTCTACCGGCGAGCACTCAAGGATACTCTCAATTGGGCCGTCCATCGCCACCTCTTTTACCCCGAT GCTGATGCCCTGAGAGAGAAGTTTGAAGCTAACAGACAAGTG GAAGATATTGAACTCATTGATAGAATGATTGCTGCTGGTGAAGCAGCACACAATAAATGGCGGCACCCTGACCCGTACATTG TTCCATGGGCTCCTGGTGGCTCCAAATTTTGCCGGAACCCAACACCACCTTCTGGG ATTGAGATTATTTATGACTATGGTCGGGAAGATAATGACTGA